The DNA sequence GGCCCTGGAAGCGGAACCGGAACCGGGCGAAGCCGTAGCCGGCCAGCACCGCCAGCGCGGTCGCCGCGACCACGGTGCCCGCGGTGACCAGCAGGCTGTTGACCACGTTGCGCCACAGGCCCGCGTCCAGCAGCCGCTGGTAGTTCTCCAGGCTGGGCCGGGTCGGCAGCAGCGTCGGCGGGGTCTGCGCGAACTCCGCGCCGGTCTTGAACGACGACACCACCAGCCAGGCCAGCGGCGCCACGAACAGCACTGCCAGCAGCCCGCAGACGGTGTAGAAGGCGGTCGCGGGCAGCCATTCCGGACGGCCCCGGCGGCGGCGCGGGCGCGCCTGCTCGCGCGGCGTGGTCAGCACGGCGGTCGGCGTGGTCACTGGTCCTCCCGGGTACGCACGATCAGCAGCTGGATGCTCGTGAGGATGAGCAGGATGACCATGAGCCCGATCGACATCGCGGCCGAGTAGCCCAGGTTGAAGTCGATGAAGCCCGCCCGGTAGATCAGGTAGACCACCGGGATGGTGCTGTTGTCGGGCCCGCCCTGGGTCAGGATGAAGAACTGGTCGAACGCCAGGTAGCTGCCGATCACGGTCAGGATCAGGACCAGCCCGATCGTCGGCCGCAGCAGCGGCAGCGTGATGGAGCGGAACATCCGGGCCGGGCGGGCGCCGTCGACCTGGGCCGCCTCGTAGAAGTCCTTCGAGATGGCCTGCATCCCGGACATCAGCAGCAGCATGGTCAGGCCGACGGTCTTCCAGACCACCAGCACCACGACCACCGCCAGCGCGCTGGAGAAGTCGCTGAACACCGAGACGTTGCCGTCCACCAGCCCCACCCGGCGCAACAGGTCGGGCACGATGCCGATGCGGTCGTCGAGCAGCCACAGCGTCAGGTAGCTCGCGGTGGCGAAGCCGATCACCACCGGCATCACGAACGCCGTACGCAGCAGGCCGACGCCGCGTCTGCGGTGACGCACCGCCAGCGCCAGCGCGAACCCGACCAGCAGCAGCGCCGCCGTGACGATCACCGTGTAGAGCGTGGTGAAGCCGAGGCTCTGCCAGAACTGGGTGTCCCCGGCCAGGCGGGTGTAGTTGTCCAGGCCGACGAACGTGCGGTCGCCCAGCAGCGACCAGTCGTAGAACGACATCACCGCGGTGACGATCACCGGCACCACGAAGATGCCGAGCACGAGCAGGACGGCCGGCAGCACGAACAGCAGCCCGAGCCGCTGGCGGCGGGCCTGCGGTCCGCGCCGCCGCGGCCGGGTTCCGGCCGATACACTCAGCGCCATCGTTCGCCTTCCGGTTTACTTAATCGATTTCGTTGGCCGAACGTTACAGCAGTGCGTCCATCCGATGTCAAGAGCATGGGCTGGAGTTTCTGCTACAGTCCCGGCCTGTCCTGTTTACGAAACCGATTAGGGAGCCCGGTGGCCGCAGCGCACAGCTCATCCGCCCGCGTGACGATCCGCGACGTGGCGTCCGTAGCGGGCGTCTCCACCGCCACCGTCTCCAAGGTGCTCAACGAGCGGCCCGACGTCGGCGCCGAGGTCCGCCAGCGGGTCCTGGACACCATCGGGCGGCTCGGCTACCGCCCCAACGCCGTCGCGCGCGGCCTGCGCTCGCGCCACACCGACACCATCGCGATCCTCACCGACGACCTGGAGGGGATCTTCACCAACGCGCTCATGCGCGGCGTGGAGGACGCCGCCTCGGCGTACGACGTCTCGGTCCTGCTCGCCAACAGCTACGGCGACCCCGAGAAGGAGCGCAAGCACCTGCGCCGCCTGCTCGACCGCCAGGTCGACGGGCTCATCATCATGTCCGGCAACCGGGTCCGCCCCCGCTCCGGCCCGGCGCTGCCGCTGCCCGCGACGCCGTACGTCTTCCTCTACGAGTACGGCACCGCCGAACCCGTGCCCAGCGTGCTGCCCGACGACCGGGGCGGGGCCGCGCTGGCCGCCCAGCACCTCGTCGACCTCGGCCGCCGCCGCATCGGCTTCATCAACGGACCCGCCTCCTGGGAGGCCACCGCCGACCGGCTCGACGGCCTGACCACCACCCTCGCCGCCGCCGGAGTCCCGTTGGAGCCGGCCTTCGTCCGCCACGCCGCCTCCTGGTCACCGGAGGACGGGTACGCCCTGGCCAACGCGCTGCTGGACGCCCCCGAGCCCCCCGACGCGATCTTCGGCGCCAGCGACGACCTCGCCATCGGCGCGCTCGCCGCGATCCACGAGCGCGGCCTGCGCATCCCCGAGGACGTCGCCGTCGTCGGCTTCGACGACCGGTCGCTGGCCGTGCACCAGCGGCCGCCGCTCACCACCGTGGCCCTGCCGCTGCTGGAGATGGGGCGGGTCGCCGGGCAGCGGCTGCTCGACGCCGTCAACGGCGAGCCGCAGCGGCACGAACTGATCCGCGTCCCCTGCGAGCTGCGGGTACGCGCCTCCACCCTGGGCCGCCAGACCACCGCCGCCTGACCTCGGCCGGTCAGCCCGGCGCGTCCCGGTAGCGGTCCGCAGCCGCGCGCAGTTCCGCCGCGACCCGGCGGCGGATCTCCGGCGGCGCCAGCACCTCGACGGCGGCGCCCAGCCCGACCAGGGCGGCGCACGCCCAGTGCTCGTTCTCGAACGGGACGGTCAGGTCGAGCTCCGCCGGGGCCGTCAGCGGCACCAGCGGCTGCCCGTGCACCGGCACGGCCCGCCGCAGCCGCGGCAGCGCCCGAGGCTCGACGCGGACCGTCACCTCGACCGCCGTGACCTCCCGCTCCAGTTCACGGCGCGCCTGCGCCCAGACCTCGGCCAGGTCGAACCCGTCCGGGCGGACCACCGGCCCGTCCAGCGGCTCCACCGTCGCCACCCGCGACACCCGGTACGTCCGCCGCCGCCCGTCCCGCAGCGCCACCAGGTACCAGTCGCCCGCGGCGAGCACCAGCCCCAGCGGATCGACCTCCCGGTCGGCGGCCTCGCCCGCGCGCACGTAGCTGATCCGCACCCGCCGGTCGCGCCACACCGCCTCGGCCAGTTCGGTCAGGCAGGGCACCGGCTCGGGCGTGCCGTACCAGCGGTACGGGTCGAGGTGGAACCGCTCCACGCTGCGGGCGGCCCGCTCCCGGGCGGCGCCGGTGAGGCTGGCCCAGACCTTGATCCGGGCGCCCTCCAGCATCTCGCCGAGCCCCAGTTCCCGCGCCGGGCCCGCGAGCCCGAGGAAAGCCAGCGCCCCGGCCTCGTCCAGGCCGACCCCGGTCAGCCGGGTGCGGTAGCCGCCGTCGAGCCGGTACCCGCCCGCAGGTCCCCGTACGGCGCGCACCGGGATGCCGTTGGCCAGCAGCGCCTCGACGTCGCGCTGCACGGTGCGCTCGCTGACCTCCAGCAGCCGGGCCAGGTCCCCGCCGCTGGCCTGACCGCGGACTTGCAGGTGCAGGAGCAGGGTCATCATCCGGGCCGCACGCATCCGCCGATGTTCGCACGTATACGACAAAAGATGTCGGGTATCCGGGCGATAGTTCTCCGCGAAGGCACCGGATCCGGTGCCTCGACGGAAGGGAAGACGACATGGTCCAGGTCACCGGCGCACCGATCCGGCCCCGGCAGTTCCACGAGGCCGACGGCACCGGCGACTGGCGGGTCACCGGCGAAGGCGCCTGCGCCTGCTACCGCACCGGCTCGCTCGCCGAGGCGCTGCGCCTGGCCACCGCCATCGGCGCGCTCGACCTCGGCGGACTCGTCCCCGACCTGGACCTGCGCGGCGGCGAGCTGACGGTCCGGCTCATCACCGTCACCGACGACTACTACGGTCTGACCGACGCGGACCTGGCCGCCGCCCGCCTGATCGCCGAACTGGCCCGCGAGCTGGGCGCCGTCGCCGATCCGACCGCGCCGCAGACGGTGCAGGTGACGATCGACGCGCTGGTGGGGCCGCAGGTGGTGCCGTTCTGGCGGGCACTGCTCGGGTACGCCGACCGGGCGGGCAGTCCTGAGGACCTGATCGACCCGCGCCGCCGCGGCGCGCCGTTCTACTTCCAGCAGATGGACACGCCCCGGCCGCAGCGCAACCGGGTGCACGTGGACGTGTGGGTGCCGTACGACCAGGCCGAATCGCGCCTCGCGGCGGCGCTGGCGGCAGGCGGCCACCTGCTCACCGCCGAACACGCCCCCTCCCACTGGGTACTCGCCGACCCCGAAGGCAACGAGGCCTGCCTCGCCACCGCCGGCTGCCCGTCCTAGATCAGCCAAGTTGCCGGGCAATCGGGCGTAATCCGGGGCCCGATACCCCCGATTGCCCGGCAACTTGCGCGATCTTGACGGCCGCGCACCGCGCTCACGCCGGGCGGGGCGGAGGGGCTGGGGTGGGTGGGTCAGGGGTGCAAGGCGTGGAGCAGGGCGAGGCCTTCGGGCCAGGAGCCGAGGTTCGAGTCGGCGTTGAGGTGGCCGCCGCCGGGGACCACGACCAGTCGCGAGCCCCACGCGGCCGCGAACTGCTCGCTGCGCGGCAGCGCCGCCCACGGGTCGTCGTCGCCCGCCACCACGATGCTCGGGAACGGCAGCCGGGCCAGCGGGATCGGCCGGAAGTTGTACAGCGGCGGGACGTCGGCGGTGTCGATGTCGGCCGGGGCGACCAGCAGCGCACCGGCCACCTTGGCCGTGTCGGCGCCGGAGGCGGCCCAGTGCGCGACGGTGACGCAGCCGAGGCTGTGCGCGGCCAGCACGACCGGGCCGGTCGCGGCCGCGATCGCCGCGCCGAGGGTACGCACCCAGTCCGCCACCAGCGGCGTGAACCAGTCGTCCTGCTCGACCCGGACGAACCCGTGCTCGCGCTCCCAGGCACTCTGCCAGTGCGCGGGGCCGGAGTTCTCGAAACCGGGCAGGATCAGCACGCTCGTCACGGATGCCAGCCTAGGCAGCGCGGACCGGGGCGGTCCACGTCCTGTTGATCACATGCGCCCTCAGCGTACGGCGGCGAGCAGGTCGCGCAGCAGCTCGGCCAGGCGGCGGGCGTCGGCGGGCGGCAGCTTGGCCAGGATCTCCCGCTGGAGCTCCAGCCCGGCCGCGACGGCGCGGTCGACGGTGTCCTTCCCCGACGGCGTGAGCCGCACCCGCAGCGAGCGGCGGTCGTCGGGGTGGGGCTGCCGCTCCACCAGCCCCGCCCGCTCCAGCCGGTCCAGCCGGCCGGTCATGCCGCCGGTGGTGAGCATGAGCGTGTCCGACAGCTGCTTGGGCGACAGGGTGAACGGCTCGCCCGAGCGCCGCAGCGTGGCCAGCACGTCGAACTCGGCCCGGCTGATGCCGAAGGGCTGGTAGACCCGCTCGACCCGCTCCCCCATCGCCGCCGCGATGCGGTAGACGCGGCCGAACAGCTCCATCGGCAGCAGCTCGCCGAGGTCGGGGCGCTCGGCGCGCCACTGGTCGCCGATCGCGTCCACACCGTCTGCGTGCATGCGGCCAGTATGCCATGCCTCACAGTCAAGTAAGTATCTTGACGCTAACTAGCTTAGTGCTAAGTTACTTGCAGACAACCTATTGGGGAGGACGTCGTGAGACGGGTGCCGGGAGAGCGGGCGCTGATCGCGGGCATGCTGGTGGACGCGGTCGGCTCGGGGATGTACGTCCCGTTCAGCCTGATCTTCTTCCAGCGGGTGACCGGCCTGCCGCTGACCGCCATCGGCGCCGTGCTGACCGGAGCCGGCCTGGTCGGCATGGCCGGGCTGCCGCTGGCCGGGCTGGCTGTCGACCGGTTCGGCGCGCACCGCAGCCGCCAGGCCGTATACCTGCTCCGAGCGCTGGGCTTCGCCGCGTTCCCGCTGGGCACCAGCCTGCCGGCGTTCGCCGCGATCGCCACCCTCACCGCCGCCGGGGACCGCGCCTTCCCCGCAGTGCAGCAGGCGCTCGTCGGCGAGATCGCGCAGGGCGCGCACCGCGACCGGTTGATGGCGCTGACCCGCAGCGTCCGCAACGGCGGGCTGGGCGCGGGAGCGCTGCTGGCCGCCGGGGTGGTCGCGTTCGCCGGGGACCGCGGCTTCGTCCTCGCGGCCTGGCTCAACGCCGCCAGCTTCCTGGTCGCGGCGCTCCTGTCGGCCCGGGTCCGCAGCGCGCGGGCGGCCACCCCGGCGGTCCGGGCGCGGGCCACCTACCGCACCGTGTTCGGCGACCGGCCGTACGCGGCACTGACCGGCGCGAACTTCCTCATCGCACTCGGCTACGCGGCGCTGACGCTGCTGCTGCCCGCGTACGCCGTCAGCCGCCTCGACCTGCCCGCCACCATCGCCGGGCCGCTGTTCGCCGTGAACACCGCGCTGTGCGCGTTCGCCGGGGTGCCGGTCGGGCGGCTCACCCGCCGGTACGCCCGCCGCACCCGGGTCGCCGCCGCGGGAGCGCTGCTGTTCAGCGCCGCCTTCCTCGGGTACGCCCTGCTGGAGCTGCTCCCCCGTCCGGCGCTGCCGGTCGGCCTGGTCGCGATGCTCGTCCTCTACACCGCCGGCGAGCTGGTGCACAGCCCCAGCGCGGGCGCGCTGTCGGTCGGCGCCGCTCCCGAGGCCGCCCGGGGCCGCTACCTGGCCACCTACCAGCTGTCCTGGGCGCTGTCGTCGACGATCGCGCCGTCGCTGTTCACCGCGCTGCTGGCCGCCGACGGGCGGCTGCCGTGGCTGGTCCTGGCCGCGAGCACCGCGCTGGGCGCGGCCGTCCTGGTCCGGCTGGAGCGCACCCTGCCGCAGGCTGCCGTGTACACCGACCCACAACCCGTCCCGGCGCCCGTCCCAGCGCCCGCACCGGTGGCCGTGACGGTCCGCACCCTGGCCGGAGCGGCACGATGAGATTCCTGCTGACCGCCCTCGCGCCGCTGACCTGGGGCACCACCTACATCGTCACCACCGAGCTGCTGCCGCCCGACCGGCCGCTGCTGACCGGGGCGCTGCGGGCCCTGCCCGCCGGGCTGCTGCTGCTCGCCGCCGTACGCACCCTGCCGCACGGCTCCTGGTGGTGGCGGGCCGCCGTGCTCGGCACCCTCAACATCGGCGCGTTCTTCCCGCTGCTGTTCCTGGCCGCATACCGCCTGCCGGGCGGGGTGGCCGCGGTGCTCGGCTCGGTGCAGCCGCTGATCGTCATCGGACTGTCCGCCGCACTGCTCGGCCAGTCGGCCCGCCCCCGCGCCGTGGCCGCCGGGCTGCTCGGCGTGGCCGGGGTGGCGCTGGTGGTGCTGCGGCCGCAGTCGGCCGGGTTCGACGCCCTGGGCCTGGTCGCCGGGCTGGCCGGGGCCGCCGCCATGGGCGCCGGGACGGTGCTGGGCAAGCGCTGGGGCAGGCCCGACGGCGTCGGCCCGTTGACCCTCACCGCATGGCAGCTCACCGTCGGCGGCCTGCTCATCACCCCGCTCGCGCTGGCCGTCGAAGGACTGCCGCCGCACCTGACCACCACCAACCTCGCCGGGTACGGCTACCTCGCGACCGTGAACACCGCGGTGGCCTACTGGCTGTGGTGGCGCGGGCTGGACCGGATCCCGGCCGCCTCGGCGGCGTTCCTCGCCCTGCTCAGCCCGGTCACCGCCGTCACCGTCGGCTGGCTGGTGCTGGACCAGTCACTGACCGCCGTACAGCTCGCGGGAATGGCCCTGGCCCTGACCGCCACCGCCGCCGGCGCCCTCACCGCCGCGCCGAAGACCAGCCAAGTTGCCGGGCAATCGGGCACTGAACAGCCCCGGATTCGCCCAGTTGCCCGGCAAGTCAGCTGATCTTGAGGGGTGCGGCGGGTCAGGGCCGGAGGTCGAGGCCCGCAGCCCGGTAGACGGCGTCGATGACGGTCATGTTGGCGACCGAGTCGGCGGGCGGGGTGAGCACCGGGGCGCCGCGCAGGACCGCGTCGGCGAAGGCCCGCAGCTGGTGGGTGTACGTCGCCTCGCCCGGCACCTTCTCCACCGTGCGCCGCCCGTCGCGCACCAGCGTGAACCGGGGCCACACCGACGGCATCAGATACATCGGGATGCGGATCGAACCGCGCTCGCCCTCGACGAAGGCGGCGAAGTCGAGCAGCTTCGACGACCACATGCTGGCCGTCATCTGCCCGGTCGCCCCGCCCTCGAACCGGAACTGCGCCGTCATCGCCCGGTCCACCCCGGGCGAGCGCAGCTTCGCCGCCGCCGACACCACCTGCGGCTCGCCCCCGCCCAGCAGCCGCAGCACGTGGATCGCGTAACAGCCCGCGTCCATCGTCGCGCCCCCGGCCAGGGCCAGGTTGTACCGGATGTCGCCGAAGCGCGGCAGCGGGAAGCACATCGCCGAGCGCACGTGCCGCACCGGCCCGATCGCGCCCTCGGCCAGCAGCTGCTCGACCCGCCGGATCAGCGGGTGATACCGGTAGTGGAACGCCTCCATCACCACCAGCCCGGACCCGTCGGCGGCCGCCTGCACCCGCCGGGCCTGCTCGGCGTTGCTGGTCAGCGGCTTCTCGCACAGCACGTGCTTGCCCGCCGCCAGCGCCCGCAGCGTCCACTGCTCGTGCAGCCCGTTGGGCAGCGGGATGTACACCGCGTCCAGCTCGGGATCGGCCAGCAGCGCCTCGTAGTCCCGGTGCACCACGGGCACACCGTGCTTGGCGGCGAACTCGCGGGCCCTGCCGGGATCGCGGGCCGCCACCGCCGCGACCGTCACCTCGGGGACCGCCCGCGCCGGGTTCACGATGCCGTTGCGGTTGATCCGGGCGGCGCCGAGGACACCGATACGCAGCTGATCCATGGCGACAGCGTGGCAGGCCCGCCGCGGGAAGCACCAAGGGGGTCTGCGACTCCTACCGTGTTTCGAGCAAACACCCATAGGCTCGGGTGATGCTGAGCCGGCCCCCCGTCGAGCCCGCCCCGCCCCGCTCCCCCGCGCCGGAGAGCCCGGTGGCGGTCGAGCCCGCGCCGATCCCCTGGTATCGGCGGCATTCCCGCGCCCTGCTCGCCGCCGTCACCGCCGCCGCGCTGGTGCTGACCGCGATCACGGCGTTCCGCTGGGGTGCGTCCACATCGGGCGAACCGGCGGCCCGGCCGTCGCCGTCGAAGTCGGCCGAACGACCGCCGACCATCGCCGAGATCCACGCCGCGATGGTGCCGTCTGTCGTCTCCGTGTACGTCCAGGGCAAGGACAAGGCGGGCAAGGCGGAGTCGGCCAGCGGCACGGGCGTGGTCGCCAACGCCGACGGCACGATCCTGACCGCGCTGCACGTCGTACGCGGCGCTACCGCGATCGAGGTGGTGTTCGCCGACGGGACGCGCAGCAAGGCCGCGATCACGAGCACCGACCCCGGCCGCGACATCGCCACCCTGCTGCCCGCCGAGCTGCCGTCCCTGCTGGTCCCGGCGGTGCTCGGCAGCGGTGCGGCGATCGGGGACACCGTCGTGGCCATCGGCGACCAGCTCGGCCTGACCGGCTCGACCACGACCGGTGTCGTGTCCGGACTGGACCGCACCATCACCACCGAGGACAGCGGCAAGCTCGCCGGCCTGATCCAGTTCGACGCCGCGGTGAACCCGGGCAGCTCCGGCGGCCCGCTGGTCAACGCGCGCGGCC is a window from the Catellatospora sp. TT07R-123 genome containing:
- a CDS encoding carbohydrate ABC transporter permease; its protein translation is MALSVSAGTRPRRRGPQARRQRLGLLFVLPAVLLVLGIFVVPVIVTAVMSFYDWSLLGDRTFVGLDNYTRLAGDTQFWQSLGFTTLYTVIVTAALLLVGFALALAVRHRRRGVGLLRTAFVMPVVIGFATASYLTLWLLDDRIGIVPDLLRRVGLVDGNVSVFSDFSSALAVVVVLVVWKTVGLTMLLLMSGMQAISKDFYEAAQVDGARPARMFRSITLPLLRPTIGLVLILTVIGSYLAFDQFFILTQGGPDNSTIPVVYLIYRAGFIDFNLGYSAAMSIGLMVILLILTSIQLLIVRTREDQ
- a CDS encoding MarR family winged helix-turn-helix transcriptional regulator, with the protein product MHADGVDAIGDQWRAERPDLGELLPMELFGRVYRIAAAMGERVERVYQPFGISRAEFDVLATLRRSGEPFTLSPKQLSDTLMLTTGGMTGRLDRLERAGLVERQPHPDDRRSLRVRLTPSGKDTVDRAVAAGLELQREILAKLPPADARRLAELLRDLLAAVR
- a CDS encoding LacI family DNA-binding transcriptional regulator yields the protein MASVAGVSTATVSKVLNERPDVGAEVRQRVLDTIGRLGYRPNAVARGLRSRHTDTIAILTDDLEGIFTNALMRGVEDAASAYDVSVLLANSYGDPEKERKHLRRLLDRQVDGLIIMSGNRVRPRSGPALPLPATPYVFLYEYGTAEPVPSVLPDDRGGAALAAQHLVDLGRRRIGFINGPASWEATADRLDGLTTTLAAAGVPLEPAFVRHAASWSPEDGYALANALLDAPEPPDAIFGASDDLAIGALAAIHERGLRIPEDVAVVGFDDRSLAVHQRPPLTTVALPLLEMGRVAGQRLLDAVNGEPQRHELIRVPCELRVRASTLGRQTTAA
- a CDS encoding VOC family protein; translated protein: MVQVTGAPIRPRQFHEADGTGDWRVTGEGACACYRTGSLAEALRLATAIGALDLGGLVPDLDLRGGELTVRLITVTDDYYGLTDADLAAARLIAELARELGAVADPTAPQTVQVTIDALVGPQVVPFWRALLGYADRAGSPEDLIDPRRRGAPFYFQQMDTPRPQRNRVHVDVWVPYDQAESRLAAALAAGGHLLTAEHAPSHWVLADPEGNEACLATAGCPS
- a CDS encoding S1C family serine protease, with translation MLSRPPVEPAPPRSPAPESPVAVEPAPIPWYRRHSRALLAAVTAAALVLTAITAFRWGASTSGEPAARPSPSKSAERPPTIAEIHAAMVPSVVSVYVQGKDKAGKAESASGTGVVANADGTILTALHVVRGATAIEVVFADGTRSKAAITSTDPGRDIATLLPAELPSLLVPAVLGSGAAIGDTVVAIGDQLGLTGSTTTGVVSGLDRTITTEDSGKLAGLIQFDAAVNPGSSGGPLVNARGQTIGIVVALANPTDAGTFIGVGFAVPIGVAVAGGSRPPLL
- a CDS encoding YafY family protein produces the protein MRAARMMTLLLHLQVRGQASGGDLARLLEVSERTVQRDVEALLANGIPVRAVRGPAGGYRLDGGYRTRLTGVGLDEAGALAFLGLAGPARELGLGEMLEGARIKVWASLTGAARERAARSVERFHLDPYRWYGTPEPVPCLTELAEAVWRDRRVRISYVRAGEAADREVDPLGLVLAAGDWYLVALRDGRRRTYRVSRVATVEPLDGPVVRPDGFDLAEVWAQARRELEREVTAVEVTVRVEPRALPRLRRAVPVHGQPLVPLTAPAELDLTVPFENEHWACAALVGLGAAVEVLAPPEIRRRVAAELRAAADRYRDAPG
- a CDS encoding EamA family transporter — encoded protein: MRFLLTALAPLTWGTTYIVTTELLPPDRPLLTGALRALPAGLLLLAAVRTLPHGSWWWRAAVLGTLNIGAFFPLLFLAAYRLPGGVAAVLGSVQPLIVIGLSAALLGQSARPRAVAAGLLGVAGVALVVLRPQSAGFDALGLVAGLAGAAAMGAGTVLGKRWGRPDGVGPLTLTAWQLTVGGLLITPLALAVEGLPPHLTTTNLAGYGYLATVNTAVAYWLWWRGLDRIPAASAAFLALLSPVTAVTVGWLVLDQSLTAVQLAGMALALTATAAGALTAAPKTSQVAGQSGTEQPRIRPVARQVS
- a CDS encoding alpha/beta hydrolase, translated to MTSVLILPGFENSGPAHWQSAWEREHGFVRVEQDDWFTPLVADWVRTLGAAIAAATGPVVLAAHSLGCVTVAHWAASGADTAKVAGALLVAPADIDTADVPPLYNFRPIPLARLPFPSIVVAGDDDPWAALPRSEQFAAAWGSRLVVVPGGGHLNADSNLGSWPEGLALLHALHP
- a CDS encoding Gfo/Idh/MocA family protein, which codes for MDQLRIGVLGAARINRNGIVNPARAVPEVTVAAVAARDPGRAREFAAKHGVPVVHRDYEALLADPELDAVYIPLPNGLHEQWTLRALAAGKHVLCEKPLTSNAEQARRVQAAADGSGLVVMEAFHYRYHPLIRRVEQLLAEGAIGPVRHVRSAMCFPLPRFGDIRYNLALAGGATMDAGCYAIHVLRLLGGGEPQVVSAAAKLRSPGVDRAMTAQFRFEGGATGQMTASMWSSKLLDFAAFVEGERGSIRIPMYLMPSVWPRFTLVRDGRRTVEKVPGEATYTHQLRAFADAVLRGAPVLTPPADSVANMTVIDAVYRAAGLDLRP
- a CDS encoding MFS transporter is translated as MRRVPGERALIAGMLVDAVGSGMYVPFSLIFFQRVTGLPLTAIGAVLTGAGLVGMAGLPLAGLAVDRFGAHRSRQAVYLLRALGFAAFPLGTSLPAFAAIATLTAAGDRAFPAVQQALVGEIAQGAHRDRLMALTRSVRNGGLGAGALLAAGVVAFAGDRGFVLAAWLNAASFLVAALLSARVRSARAATPAVRARATYRTVFGDRPYAALTGANFLIALGYAALTLLLPAYAVSRLDLPATIAGPLFAVNTALCAFAGVPVGRLTRRYARRTRVAAAGALLFSAAFLGYALLELLPRPALPVGLVAMLVLYTAGELVHSPSAGALSVGAAPEAARGRYLATYQLSWALSSTIAPSLFTALLAADGRLPWLVLAASTALGAAVLVRLERTLPQAAVYTDPQPVPAPVPAPAPVAVTVRTLAGAAR